In Persicimonas caeni, a single window of DNA contains:
- a CDS encoding NAD(P)-dependent alcohol dehydrogenase, which produces MKAVVMRGYGAPNVLEYVQDAPRPQCAANQVVIAVEAASVNPLDCKTRSGELRLMLRRRFPLVLGNDVSGRVVKVGADVEGFAPGDEVFCMLDANARRACNGFAMSGSYAEYAVTRADTLCRKPQNLSHVEAAAVPLAALTAHQALVDRAKLREGQRILINGASGGVGSFAVQIAKALGAHVTAVCSARNVELVEGLGADRVIDYRETDFCEESRQYDVVYDVVSNRSFGECCGVLGPAGVYVQNVATLSSFAFPLVRPAAKLFGREKRLEHVWVTPSGEELAKVARLIEAGAVRPVVESVYPLDRAAQAHEAVESGGAAGKTVLRVA; this is translated from the coding sequence ATGAAAGCAGTTGTCATGCGGGGCTACGGAGCCCCGAACGTCCTCGAATATGTCCAAGACGCGCCACGGCCGCAATGCGCGGCCAATCAGGTGGTCATTGCGGTGGAGGCGGCGTCGGTCAATCCGCTCGATTGCAAGACGCGCAGCGGTGAGCTGCGCTTGATGTTGCGGCGTAGGTTTCCGCTGGTGCTCGGGAACGACGTCTCCGGGAGGGTCGTCAAGGTGGGGGCCGACGTCGAGGGGTTTGCGCCCGGGGACGAGGTCTTCTGCATGCTCGACGCCAACGCCAGGCGCGCGTGCAACGGGTTTGCGATGAGCGGGAGTTATGCGGAGTACGCGGTCACGCGGGCCGACACCTTGTGCCGCAAACCGCAGAACCTGTCGCACGTCGAGGCGGCGGCGGTTCCGTTGGCGGCGCTGACGGCGCATCAGGCGCTCGTCGACCGTGCGAAGCTTCGGGAGGGGCAGCGTATTTTGATCAACGGGGCTTCGGGAGGTGTGGGCAGCTTTGCGGTGCAGATCGCCAAGGCGCTCGGCGCCCATGTCACCGCGGTGTGCAGCGCCCGGAACGTCGAACTCGTCGAGGGGCTCGGGGCGGATCGGGTCATCGATTACCGGGAGACCGACTTTTGCGAGGAGTCGAGGCAGTACGACGTGGTCTACGACGTCGTCTCCAATCGGTCATTCGGCGAGTGTTGTGGGGTGTTGGGGCCCGCGGGGGTGTACGTGCAGAACGTGGCGACGCTGTCGAGCTTTGCGTTTCCGCTGGTGCGGCCCGCGGCCAAGCTCTTCGGGCGCGAAAAGCGCCTCGAGCATGTGTGGGTGACACCGTCGGGTGAGGAGCTTGCGAAGGTCGCTCGCCTCATCGAAGCGGGCGCGGTGCGCCCGGTCGTCGAGTCGGTGTACCCGCTCGACCGGGCGGCGCAGGCGCATGAGGCGGTGGAGAGTGGCGGCGCTGCTGGAAAGACGGTGTTGCGCGTGGCGTGA